A window of the Deltaproteobacteria bacterium genome harbors these coding sequences:
- a CDS encoding SDR family oxidoreductase, whose translation MAQDVALVTGASSGIGEALARRLARDGRPLVLVARRADRLESLARALRAAHGVEAHVLAQDLLRPGAVQAVLAEVDRRGLTVEWLVNNAGFGTGGRFDQLPVERELEEIRLNVEALVEFTGRCLPAMVARRRGAVMNVASMAAFGPMAYSATYGATKAFVLSFSEAIAAELRGTGVQVLCVCPGFTRTEFQAKAQIDASGVPGFFWMSAEEVADQAVRAVGRDTVLVNGLMNSLATRAMGFVPRSLVARATAAFMKGRAA comes from the coding sequence ATGGCACAGGATGTTGCCCTGGTCACCGGCGCGTCGAGCGGTATCGGCGAGGCGCTCGCCCGCCGGCTCGCACGCGACGGCCGGCCGCTCGTCCTCGTCGCCCGTCGGGCCGATCGGCTGGAGTCGCTGGCGCGGGCGCTGCGTGCGGCACACGGGGTCGAAGCGCACGTCCTCGCGCAGGATCTTCTCCGGCCCGGGGCCGTCCAGGCGGTTCTCGCGGAGGTGGACCGGCGAGGGCTCACGGTCGAGTGGCTGGTCAACAACGCGGGCTTCGGCACCGGCGGCCGCTTCGACCAGCTGCCGGTCGAGCGCGAGCTCGAGGAGATCCGGCTGAACGTCGAGGCGCTCGTCGAGTTCACCGGCCGTTGCCTTCCCGCCATGGTGGCGCGCCGGCGCGGCGCGGTGATGAACGTCGCGTCCATGGCCGCCTTCGGACCGATGGCCTACAGCGCCACCTACGGAGCCACCAAGGCGTTCGTGCTGAGCTTCAGCGAGGCGATCGCAGCCGAGCTGCGCGGCACGGGGGTGCAGGTGCTCTGCGTGTGTCCCGGCTTCACGCGGACCGAGTTCCAGGCAAAGGCGCAGATCGATGCCAGCGGAGTCCCCGGGTTCTTCTGGATGAGCGCCGAGGAGGTGGCGGACCAGGCGGTCCGGGCCGTGGGGCGCGACACGGTGCTCGTGAACGGGCTCATGAACAGCCTCGCCACCCGGGCGATGGGGTTCGTCCCGCGCAGCCTGGTGGCGCGTGCCACCGCGGCCTTCATGAAGGGTCGCGCGGCGTGA